agtcacaactacaatttcaataTAAATTGAAGTCTATTTTATCTACTGTTCTAACTTAATAGCATGTGACattttgtttccttctcttttgTTAATCTCAATTCTCTTGTACTCTTATATTTCagccaaaacaaatattttgatttactCTCTCAAATACCCCAGCTACTGACCCAAATTGAAGAGCATGTTCTTTCTCCCACCGATCCAAGTGAAAGTGTTAGTTACAGCTCTAATCCATCCAATTCTAAGCCTTATGTTTCCTGTATAAAGATTAATGGTGTACCAATCTTGCCTCCAATTGTAAGTACAAGAaacttgaaattatatttatatactagctggccctgtgctgtcaaaaatgacagctaattgtagtattttatatataaataaggtacataatcacagatacaaacattcacacacttcccttgtacatgcacacacacatatactcacagagttgaaacactgtttgatttttcttttcagcattgaaagttcaccatcccacttccattgcacacatgcacacacattcacatgactcccttttatatacacacatatatactcatgcagagttgaaatgctgtttgatttttttttttttaccattgaaCTTCCATCAACCCACTACCAAGTTTGCTATCACCCCTcccttctttattcatctatacCCCCTTCGTTTCCCATTCATATATTGTGACGGAGAAATACACAAaagttattattatagtagaagatatggatggtaaatcaaattaatacacttgtcagtgttcacatacattcacatacctcccttgtatatgcacacacgtacatatactcacacatagttGAAAtgctatttgattttttttttcagcattgaatgttcaacCATCCtatttccattgcacacacagacacacacacattcacttgaTGGATGAAGTGACACAAGATCAACAAAAGTAGCAGCCTGACCTATACAAATGAAAATCGTtttcatatattcacattttatatattccatGTTTCGCCTCTTCCACTAGAACTAATATTTCATCATTgagccatatcatcatcatttaacatgttttccatgctggcatgggttggatggtttaacggGATCTAGTGAGCTGCGGGGCTGCATCAAGCTcaaatgtcagctttggcatgttttctacagctggatgccctccccaatgccagccactttacagtaagtactgggtgctttaagtatacttgtatatgtatgcttttgtatCTATACATCTTGTTTTCAAATTGAGAGTACAAGTATTTAAGGTCATAACTACTAGAATAGCAAAGTGGAGTTGGACTTGACTGTAAAGGTATTAGACTTCTAATTACATGATTTGTCTTCCAAAGCTTGATGATGctgaaagagaagaaatgagaCAATACAGAGATGAAGCTGTCAGACGGATGCAACAACGTAACCAAAGAAAACGGACATTGACAGATACTTCTGCTTCtgtaagtaaattatttttagtatttataacaGAATTTTCCTTGTAttcaaatttttaattctttgttgGGATGGATAAAGCCTAACATATTGCATGAATCTCTATATTGTAAGTGTTTGGGCTGGACATTGTTCTCACCAGTCTATGAGAGTCCAAAAAAGTTGTGCACACTGCCTTTCTTTTAATTAACTTACTAAAGGAAAATAGCCTGGTAGATTTATGCATATGGCTGGAGCAGCTAAATAACTGTTACCTCAAATTATCTTCTGTAATTTGTTATccaatgaaggcacatggctcagtggttagagcattgggctcacaatcatgaggtaatgagatCAATTCTCagaccaagctgtgtgttgtgttcttgagcaagacactttatttcatgttgctctaattcactcagctgtagaaatgagttgtaatgtcgctggtgccaagctgtatcagcatttgcctttcccttggatagcatcggTGGTGTGAAGAGAGGAGGTTGGTATGcacgggcaactgctggtcttccataaacaaccttgcccagacttgtgcctcagaggggaactttctaggtgcaatcccatggtcattcatgtccAAAGGGGGTCTTGACCCTTTTAGTTGCCATCCATATTTTCAGCTATTTTATCAATTGAAGCAAATAAATGTATGTGATATGATTTAAGATGCTAATCATGgattaacaatatatttttagattatcACCATCTTATCCAGCCAGCACtccaaatttcttttattttgttgtataatCTATTATAACTCTGCATTATTTCTTATTGTAATTTATGAATTCATAAGCAAAATCATCACATTTCAGATTAACTCTTCTACTGTTGCTGAGAACATTTCAAATCCTCTTCTGGAACAAGACAGAACTGCACCATTTCATGACAATATAACAATACCTGGGTGTATACCTGAAGAAGACAAATCTTCAGACAATCTTCCACAGTCTTCATCCCCAGAAGAAGAACTTGTTCCCCAACTTTCACATGAACTAATCCCTCCAAAAGATGAAATCTCTTTTCAGGACAATAGAGGACAGACAAATCTAAATTCACCTACAGAGAACAGAGAAGAGACAAATTTAAGCTCACCTTCACTCAGATTAAAATATTGTGACAATTTACTGATTACCAGCTCTCTTTCTGACTTGGGCTCCTTAGAAGAAGGTTCATTACCCACCGAAATGAATGGTATGCCCCTAACTTCCCGATGTGAGCAACAAATTACTAAAGATCTTTCAACTCTTATCAAACATTTACCTGACAACTGTAGTTCTGACAATTCTGACTTTAGTGATTTCGTTTCTGCTTCCAACTTCGATTTAATCTGTGAGTCTCCTGAGCTTGATAAGGAAATTCCTCCTGTCACTAAATCAGCTTCAGATGAACCAGTAATCTGTTCCTTTCTTTCCAATATGAAACCAAACACAAGTGATTCCCCTCTCCATTTACCAAATGATACATCCCAAAATGTTCTGAGGGCTCCTATATTTCTCACGGATGAAAATGGTTTGGAATTGCACGCATTGCCAGCTGAAAGCCAAAGTTCGATGCAAATTAGTGTTAATGAGGGGCAAGGATGGATCATGACCTCTCCTTTGATTGCTTATGTCACCAAGAAACGACCTGAAACAGTAGGCATGTCTTCCAATTCATCTCAAAAGCCCATTAAAATCCAACAGGCAGGTAACGCCACCTTTACAATTGACCGCAAAGACGATGGAGAAGAAAGTCACCTTGTTCGGCCTGTAATATCTAGCAATCAAGATTCTTGGGGCGCTAATGTTTGTCAAGCAGACTATAGTAATAACTCCATTTCTCCTAAAGCTAAACTAAACCAGTcctgtaataataacaataatattaataataataacaacaacaattctgtCCAAGTTCATTCTTCAAATCAAGAGCAAATCATTACAAATCATCAGAATACAAATCCTGCTGTTTTGCCAGCAAATTTGAACACCACATGTAATTCAAGTAAAAGAGACAAGTCTTTCATCGATGCCAGTTTAAATGAACCAAAGTTAGAGGATGATGAACGCAAAATGCTGTTGCCATTTTTGTCTTCACCACATAATTTATCTCTAAAAGACCATTTCAGTGATGATTCTTTAGACGAACTTTTATTTGGGATTGACAAAATTGGATTCGTTCCACGGAAGGATGGTGATGGCAGCGACTTGAAGGATTTAAGCAATCCAGTCAAAACAGGTGCTATCAATAAGAAATGTAATTCTAAGCAGCCAACTAAGACACAAGtaagtttttatattatttatttactcttttacttttggtTCTACAAAAAAATACACCCaggaaagtggttggtgttagaaatggcatccagctgaagaaaccatgccaaaacttgAGACATGTGATTTGTCTAGGAAGGCAGTAACTCCATATAAATTCTGACTCACACTGGCAGACAGTCACAGAAATAATGATTAGGGGGATGATTTGGTAGTATTATTATATTGATACAATTTTGGCTCAAGACCTGTGATTTTGAAGAGAGTGGTCAGTTCATTTCTTCAACCCCtttactcaactgatacttatttcattacccagaaagagtgaaaagcaaagttgatcttggaggCATTTCGACTCAGAACATAGagggctggaagaaatgctactaagcattttgtctggtgtatgaatgattctgccagcttaccatctgatataatattaatatataaggcagcaagctggacaaaatacttaggaacatttcatctgtcttcatgttccgagttcaaattccaccgaggtcaacttttcttttcctcctttcagagtcattaaaataagtactggtcttatattgggattgataaaatcaaTTAGCCACCCGcccccaacaaaatttcaggccttgtgcctatagtggaaaggattattatattaatatatcagttaaggtagcaagctggcagtatcgttagcacgctgggcgaaatgcttagcagtattttgtctgccactacgttctgggttcaaattccgctaaggtcgactttgcctttcatcctttcagggttgatgaaataagtaccagttacgtactgggtcaatgtaatcgactaatcctctctcctcaaatttcagtccttgtgcctgtagtagaaaggatattaatatatcatcatcatcatcatcatcgtttaacgtccgctttccatgctagcatgggttggacgatttgactgaggactggtgaaaccggatggcaacaccaggctccaatctaatttggcagagtttctacagctggatgcccttcctaacgccaaccactcagagagtgtagtgggtgcttttacgtgtcacccgcacgaaaatggccacgctcgaaatggtgtcttttatgtgccacccgcacaagagccagtccaggggcactggcaacgatctcgctcgaaaaccctacaaaggccaatCAGCATTCATTATATTAATATCACAATATTCATGTGAAAAatctattgtatatttttattttaatcacttTCTAGTAAGAGTTCTGTTATGCTAAGGTGTAATAACATTCATACGTTCATCTCTGAATTATTCCTTTCCAGACCAGTCTCCCTACCAAATCAATTCAAACTAACTTCACTACGGTAACAACTCATTCTTCTCACAACTTGCCAGTTTCCACTGCTACTGTTACCATGGCTGATATCCCTAATCCATCAGAGGTATGCAGTCTTGCAGAGATCTCTGCTTCAGATTCCACAGCCAATCATTTAAATCcagcagaaaagaaaatagcCATAACTAGTCCAAGCCTAATTCCAAAGTATTGTAGTGATTCGTTAATTCGCCGGGGCTCGTATACCCTTGGAGAGCCATCAGTTGATTTAAGAAAATACTTAAACAATTCAATCCACAATTCCCATGAAGATAAAGATGCTGACAATAACAGCAGTTGTTCAGATTCTGACAAAATCCCTACTTATGAAGATTTTGAAACTCAACTTCTGaagaaaaattctgaaaatgtCAGCCCATTACCTATCAGAGTTGAAATAGACAGCTTTAAATCAGAACAGCAATCTACAAGACAAAACGAGGTTAAAAACACAAGTAGTAATTCTATCCAACATTCTTCCCCTGTTACAAAAGAGAAAATTCCCAGAAActcaattttggaaaatattccatTATCAGCAGCTTCATGCCAAAGTGAATACAGCCCATTAAATACTTCAAGAAAAAAATCTCCAatcaagaaaaaagaagacaaatgcaacatgaatacttcTGCATTAAATCATACACAAAATGGTTTGGAAACTTCAGCTTTCAAAGGTAACATTCACTTTaagtttttaaagattttttgtttgtttttgtttacaatttgtttacataggcacaggagtggctgtgtggtaagtagcttgcttaccaaccacatggttctgggttcagtcccactgcgtggcaccttgggcaagtgtcttctactatagcctcaggccgaccaaNNNNNNNNNNNNNNNNNNNNNNNNNNNNNNNNNNNNNNNNNNNNNNNNNNNNNNNNNNNNNNNNNNNNNNNNNNNNNNNNNNNNNNNNNNNNNNNNNcgtcatatatatgtatgtgtgtatgtatatatatatatatatatatatatgtgtgtgtgtctgtgtttgtcaaccgatgctggtgtgtttacgtccccgtaacttagtggtttggcaaaaaagagaccgatagaataagtaccaggcttacaaagagtaagtcctggggtcgattttcttgactaaaaggcggtgctccagcatggccgcagtcaaataactgaaacaagcaaaagagtaaaagagtaattgcaAACCTCCTTAATTTCAATGTTTTGCTTCTAAGTTAAGCCTTTTCCTgtgcaaagcattttcataagtttgtcctaatcATTCAATGCTTGCTTTCAGACtttttagttagcccttgttttATAGATCctaagtaatataaagctttcc
This genomic interval from Octopus bimaculoides isolate UCB-OBI-ISO-001 chromosome 4, ASM119413v2, whole genome shotgun sequence contains the following:
- the LOC106878946 gene encoding putative uncharacterized protein DDB_G0282129, encoding MALAGQHNLSDEEENQNKYFDLLSQIPQLLTQIEEHVLSPTDPSESVSYSSNPSNSKPYVSCIKINGVPILPPILDDAEREEMRQYRDEAVRRMQQRNQRKRTLTDTSASINSSTVAENISNPLLEQDRTAPFHDNITIPGCIPEEDKSSDNLPQSSSPEEELVPQLSHELIPPKDEISFQDNRGQTNLNSPTENREETNLSSPSLRLKYCDNLLITSSLSDLGSLEEGSLPTEMNGMPLTSRCEQQITKDLSTLIKHLPDNCSSDNSDFSDFVSASNFDLICESPELDKEIPPVTKSASDEPVICSFLSNMKPNTSDSPLHLPNDTSQNVLRAPIFLTDENGLELHALPAESQSSMQISVNEGQGWIMTSPLIAYVTKKRPETVGMSSNSSQKPIKIQQAGNATFTIDRKDDGEESHLVRPVISSNQDSWGANVCQADYSNNSISPKAKLNQSCNNNNNINNNNNNNSVQVHSSNQEQIITNHQNTNPAVLPANLNTTCNSSKRDKSFIDASLNEPKLEDDERKMLLPFLSSPHNLSLKDHFSDDSLDELLFGIDKIGFVPRKDGDGSDLKDLSNPVKTGAINKKCNSKQPTKTQTSLPTKSIQTNFTTVTTHSSHNLPVSTATVTMADIPNPSEVCSLAEISASDSTANHLNPAEKKIAITSPSLIPKYCSDSLIRRGSYTLGEPSVDLRKYLNNSIHNSHEDKDADNNSSCSDSDKIPTYEDFETQLLKKNSENVSPLPIRVEIDSFKSEQQSTRQNEVKNTSSNSIQHSSPVTKEKIPRNSILENIPLSAASCQSEYSPLNTSRKKSPIKKKEDKCNMNTSALNHTQNGLETSAFKASNSPGQSAVLTSNELFDWEDMFEDELRSFFSEKRQSFMKMQQQFREYEEQFEEEYQRTLDSMKKSQRWPKEFTPDMNIFIPKTDMTGNPTEEQALLNYQHTPESTTSQRKSYKLIKTDQDPASVIGAAIKGFLTRRLLSCPKVEALRKTIYECLKLLSETNDSSNLDLITRLNNQLDAARLDIHDIFFEMTTQERMNIIHQSRILAARKLQARPQQISSATQKYLMRKNQINQSQSVSSSLSDKPNTRNNSNLHPIPSPVQPTRSTTRKISSQQIPKNRIVSVAGKMAATRFVSTKMKDVPSLKIASNKPWR